DNA from Acidobacteriota bacterium:
CGCACAGCGTGCCCTATCCCGTCGAGGCCTTCCTGAAGTCGGTCCCCGAGGGCAGGAAGGTGGCCTTGTTCTCGACCCACGGCTCGGTCACGGGCAGCCGCCTCGCCCGGGAGGCCCTGGAATACGCCTCGATCCTGGTCGCCAGGGCCAGGCTGGTGGGCACGTTCTCCTGCCGGGGCAAGGTGTCGCTGAAGGCCCTCGAGATCCTGATGCAGTCGCCCGAGCACCAGGCCTGGGCCGACATGGCCGCGTCGGCGGCGACCCACCCCGACGCGAGCGACCTCGAGGATGCCCGGGCCTTCGCCCGCTGGATCGCGACCCTGGGGGCCCAGGGCCACTACCGCGGCCTCTGACCTTGACCGTTCATAAGAACGCGTGAACGGTCAAGGTTGACGGTCCGCGGCCCTCGTCCGGACGAACCCCGACACGCCCACGAACTCGATCCGCTCCTCCCGTTCGATCTCGTCGAAGAGCAGGTTCAGCCCCAGCGTGTCGCTCGAGATATGGCCGGCCAGGACGATGTTGAGATGGGCCTTCCTGGCGTTCTCGAGGGCCTCCTCGCTGATGTGCATGCTGACGATCGTGCTCACGCCCGAGACGGCGTAGGACTCGTAGATCGTCTTAGAGCCCTCGGTCCCGCCCGTCATCTCGACGGAGATCCGGCCGCAGTGGGCCGTCTCCGCGCCGTTGACGATCTTCGGGCCGGCCATCCGGGCCGCGGCGGC
Protein-coding regions in this window:
- a CDS encoding flavodoxin family protein encodes the protein MAKTLVAYFSQTGNTKLVAEAIFAALAGDKVLKPISEAGGDLASCQLIFVGFPVQTHSVPYPVEAFLKSVPEGRKVALFSTHGSVTGSRLAREALEYASILVARARLVGTFSCRGKVSLKALEILMQSPEHQAWADMAASAATHPDASDLEDARAFARWIATLGAQGHYRGL